One window of Pyrus communis chromosome 12, drPyrComm1.1, whole genome shotgun sequence genomic DNA carries:
- the LOC137709978 gene encoding uncharacterized protein produces the protein MAPFEALYGRSCRTPLCWSEVGEKVLVGVEIVEETTQNVQVIKSNLKAAQDRHKSLADWHATDRVYEVGDWVFLKLSPWRGVVRFGKKGKLSPRYIGPYMVTERVGEVAYRLELPPKLDRVHNVFHVSMLRHYVADLSHVIPPQPLEINPDLTYDEEPVTIIDWKEKVLRNKIVNLVKVLWRNHSVEEATWETEDQMRDLYPWLFFDH, from the coding sequence atggcaccatttgaggcattgtatggtagatcttgtcgcacaccgttgtgttggtcagaggttggagaaaagGTTTTGGTCGGcgtggagattgttgaggagactactcaaaatgttcaggtaattaagtctaacctgaaggcAGCCCAGGATAGGCATAAGAGTTTAGCAGATTGGCATGCtactgacagagtgtatgaggttggcgattgggtatttctgaagctttcaccatggagaggcgttgtacggtttggaaagaaaggtaagttgagtcccaggtatatcggaccatacatggtcactgAGCGAGTTggcgaggtagcttacaggctaGAGTTGCCTCCGAAGTTGGATAGagtacataacgtttttcacgtgtccatgcttcgacattatgttgctgatctgTCTCATGTAatacctcctcaacccttggaaatcaatccggatttgacttatgatgaggaaccagtgacgattatagattggaaagaaaaggttctgaggaacaagataGTGAATTTGgtaaaagttttgtggaggaatcattctgTGGAAGAAGCTACTTGGGAGACTGAAGATcagatgagagatttgtatccttggttgttctttgatcactAG